From the genome of Chelmon rostratus isolate fCheRos1 chromosome 1, fCheRos1.pri, whole genome shotgun sequence, one region includes:
- the senp8 gene encoding sentrin-specific protease 8, giving the protein MDPVVLSYQDSLLRRSDVSLLEGPHWLNDQVIGFAFEYFAAERFRALGETIIFISPEVTQFIKCASCPDELALFLEPLDLASRHWVFLAVNDNSNQTAGGSHWSLLVYHLNSNHFAHYDSQNGSNSLHARRIASKLEPFLGAGRIALFVEEPCPPQQNSYDCGMYVICIAEALCEKARVEGSARLPVQIITPAYITQKRAEWCRLIQSLAQSDLCCSLSFP; this is encoded by the coding sequence ATGGACCCTGTAGTGCTGAGCTACCAGGACAGCCTGCTACGGCGATCTGATGTGTCCTTGCTGGAAGGACCGCACTGGCTCAATGACCAAGTCATTGGTTTTGCCTTTGAGTACTTTGCTGCTGAGCGCTTCAGAGCCTTGGGGGAgaccatcatcttcatcagtccAGAGGTCACCCAGTTCATCAAGTGTGCCTCTTGCCCTGATGAATTAGCCCTATTTTTGGAGCCGCTGGATCTTGCCTCTCGTCACTGGGTCTTCCTAGCCGTTAACGACAACTCCAACCAAACTGCTGGAGGATCCCACTGGAGCCTGTTGGTCTATCATCTAAACTCCAACCACTTTGCCCACTATGACTCTCAAAACGGCAGCAACTCGCTGCATGCACGGCGCATCGCCAGCAAGCTCGAGCCTTTCTTGGGTGCAGGGAGAATAGCGCTGTTTGTGGAGGAGCCCTGCCCACCACAGCAGAACAGCTATGACTGCGGCATGTATGTTATCTGTATCGCCGAGGCCTTATGTGAGAAGGCCAGGGTGGAGGGCTCGGCACGCCTTCCCGTGCAAATCATCACCCCAGCCTACATCACCCAGAAGAGGGCTGAATGGTGCAGACTGATCCAGAGTCTTGCTCAGAGtgatctctgctgctctctgtcttttccttaG